Within Anaeromyxobacter diazotrophicus, the genomic segment GGCTCCTGGGACGCGCGAGGCTCGCGCTGGGACCGCTCGGCGACCACACCCGGCGAGAACGGGTTCGGCCGGCCGTCGCGCCTCGGAGCGGCCCGGCGCGGCCGCGGGAGAGGCCTCCTTGCGCCTTCGCGTCCGCCGAAGCGCGATCCGCGCGGAAACGCGTCAAGCTCCCATGTGGGACGATCCGGACGATAGTTACGATAGGTGAACGCCTCGCCCGGCCCGCATCTGCCGCGGCCCCGCGTATTTCACCCTCGGGACACGTCGTGAGCCGGGCCACGCCCCGCCGCCTCGAACACGCGGCTCCGCCTCGCGTGCGACGTCCGCCCAACGACCGCGCCCGCCCGCGCGGCGCCGCCCGCCCACCTGCCGCGCCCCTCCCTGCCGAACCCCGCCAGCTCGCGCGAAACCGCTCCGAGCTGCGGGCGGGGTTGCGAGGCCTCTCCGCGCAGCCCGATACCCGCTCCGTGGGGAGAGGGAGAAGGGAGCGATACGCCTCAGCTCGCCGCCTGCGCGGCCTCGAGCGCGCGCCGGATGCGCGGGGCGAGCAGGCCGGGGATGCGGCCGGCGAGCTCGAGCGCGCCTTCGAGCGCGGCCCGGGCCGTGTCGAGCCGGCCGGCGCGGAGCGCCGCCAGCCCGCGCATCTCGAGCACCTCGACCGGCTCCTGCTCCACCGAGTCGCGCGCCGACCTCGCCAGGAGCGCCTCCCACTCCGCGTCCGCCGCGCCGCGCGCCGCCAGCTCGACCATGTCGGCGAGGACGGCCTCGGACGGGCCGACCTCCGCGCCGCCCCAGCCCGCCGCCCGCGCCTCCCGGTACCGCTCCAGCCGGGCGCGCGCGCCGGCCGCGTCGCCGCCCGCGAGGAGGGCGCGGGCGCGCAGGAGCAGCCCCAGCGGGCCGGGCGCCGCCTCCGGGTGGCTGCGCTCGATCTCCTCGGCGCGGGCGAGGTGGGGGGCGGCGGCCGCGAGATCTCCCGCCTGGTAGTAAAGCTCGGCCAGGTTGAACTCGGAGGCGTACTCGGAGTCGAGGTGGCCCAGCTCGCGGGCGATGCGGATCGCCTCGAGCTGGCCGGCCACCGCCGCGGCGAGGTCGCCGCGGGCCACCGAGAGGTTCCGCCGGTTGGAGTGCGCCACCGCGACGTGCACCAGATCGCCGCGGCCGGTGGCGACCGCGCGGGCGCGCTCGAGGGCCGCCTCGGCCTGGGCCGGACGGCCCAGGTACGGCAACGCCGCCCCGAGGAGGAGCAGCGAGGCCACGAGCGTCTCGTAGCCGGCGTCGCCCTGCCGCCCGGCCAGCGCCGCGGCGCGGTCCAGGGTCGCGCAGGCGTCGGCCCAGCGCGAGGCGCGGAACAGCGAGCGGCCCCGGCCGAGATCGAGGCGGGCCTGCACGCGCGGCGACGGCACGCCGGGCAGGGCCTCGGCCGCCTCGACGCAGGCGCGGGAGGCGCCGAAGTCGCTCATCCAGTCGAGCGCGGTGGCCTCGTCGAGCAGGGCCTCGCGCTCCGCCGCCGCGTCCCCGAGCTCGCGCGCGACGGCGCAGGCGGCCTCGAGGTCGGCCACCGCGTCGCGGTGCCTGGCGGTGCGGCTCCGCATGAGCCCGCGCCCGCGGAGCGCCTCCAGCCGCTGCGGGAGGCTCGACGCCGGCAGGTTCTCGAGCGCGCGGGAGTAGAGCGCCTCCGCCTGGAGGTAGGCGTGCCGGCCGGCCTGGTCGGCGGACACCTGGAGGAAGGCGGCGGCGGCGTCGGCGCGCCGGCCGCTCTCCTGCCCGTGCACCGCCAGCCGGAGGAGCCGCGCGGGCTCGGGCAGCGACCCGGGCCGCAGGTGGAAGCGGAAGGCGGCCTCGTGGATGGCGGCGCGCAGGGCGTCCGGGGTGGAGCGGGCGACGGCGTCGCGGACCAGCGGGAGCCGGTACCGGGTGCCTCCGCCGCGGCGAGGCGGGACGAGGAGCCCGCGCCCGGCGAGGCGCCGGACCGCCGCCCCGGTGTCGAGCGGGAACGCGCCGCCGAGGCCCGCCTCGGCGAGCTGCGCCAGCACGCCGTCGGCCTCGCCGAGCGGCACCTCGTCGCCCAGCAGCGCCAGGAGCTGCGCGTGGGAGGCCAGGTCGGGCGGCATGGCGCGCAGCTCGGTGCCGGCCAGCCACTCGACGAGCGGCAGGTCGGGGACGCGGTCCAGCTCGTCCGTGGCGAGGTACCAGGACCGGCCCTGGGGTTGCGGGCGGACGAGGCCGTCGCGCCGGAGCCCGCGCACGAGCTCGACGAGGAGGAACGGCACGCCCTGGGCGCGCGCCGCGAGCCGCTCCACGGCCTGCGCCGGGATCCCCTCGGCCGGCGCGAGCAGCCGGCGGCACAGCTCCGCGGCGGTGGCGGCTGGGAGCGGCTCGAGCCGCTCGAGCTGCCGCCGCGCCGCCCGCTCCCCCCAGTACGGCCGGGCGGCAGCGAAGGCGGGGCGCGCGAGCGCGCAGACGAAGAGGGGGGCGCGGGCCTCGGCCAGGGCGGCCGACTCCAGCGCGTCGAGCGCGGCGCCTCCCGCGAGGTGGGCGTCGTCGAGGAGGACGCAGAGGGGCCTCGCCGCCGCGCGGCGGCGCAAGAGCGACGCGGCGGCGCGGATCGCCAGCGCCGTCAGGGCGCCTGGCGCGGCCCCCGCCGCCTCGAGGAGCGGGGCGCCGGGCGCGAGCCAGCCGAGGGTGAGGGCCACGGCCGGCCACGCCTCGTCGCGCAGCTCCGGCGGGAGCGCCAGGGCGAGGAGCGAGCGCCCCGCGTCCGGCGGCGCCGCGGCCGCCGCCGGCACGTCGAGCAGCCAGCGCAGGAGGGCCGCCAGGGCGTCGCCGCTCTCGGGCGCGGTCCTGGCGCGCAGCTCCAGCACCAGCGGCGCGGGGGTGAGCGCGCGCAGGCGCTCCGCCAGCGCGGCGCCGAGGTGGCTCTTGCCGAGGCCGGGGTCGCCCAGCACCGATGTCACGATGGGTGAACGGTCGCGGGCCGCGTCCAGGGCCAGCGCGGCGAGCCGCGCGAGCACCTCGTCCCGGCCGAGCAGCGGGGGCGCCCCCTCGCGCACGACCGTGGTCTCGTCGGCGCCGGCCGGGTGGAGCGGGCAGACGAAGAGGTCCGGCCGTCCGGGGACGGTCTCGAGCCCCACCCCGACCAGCACCTCGGCCGCGCGGGCCGTGGCGAGCGCGCCGGCGGGATCGGACGCGGCCGGCCAGGAGCCCGGGTCGGAGAAGGCGGCGGCCAGGTACCGGTCGGCGCCGCCGGGACGGGGCCGGGCCAGCACCGCGACCAGGTCGACGAGCCCCCGCGGGGCGAGGCCGGCGGCGACGGCGCTGCGGGCCGCGTGCAGCGCGAGCCGGACCGGGTTCTCGCCGGCCGCCGGGTCGAACACCCAGGCGCAGCGCCGCCCCTCGGCGTGCGCGAGCACCCCGCCGAGCTGGGCGGCCGCGGCCTGGAGGCGCCCCACCTCGGCGCCCGACTCGAGGTAGACGACCCCCACGCTGCGCCG encodes:
- a CDS encoding serine/threonine-protein kinase — protein: MTRCLTCGRRAEGAHPPCGSAPPRPPAEPPAALPVVPGYLVRGLLGRGGFATVFEAERAADGRRVALKVARLDAAGAREQLEREAEALRAIGPPAVPALLGRGALGDGAPYLALELVEAPSLDALLLAGGGALPRAELGPAVLATLEALAAIHGAGWAHGDLKPENVLLAGEPRVARLVDLGLAERLGARAAAPGPGTPGFAGTAEYMSPEQCQGLSPDARSDVYAAGALLLELAAGRPPFFGPAPEVRHAHVNLRPPPPASLAPMPAALAQAILRCLAKAPEDRFPSAAALLEAVAPSLSGSSPEDAPRAAQAAPPPSRAARRSVGVVYLESGAEVGRLQAAAAQLGGVLAHAEGRRCAWVFDPAAGENPVRLALHAARSAVAAGLAPRGLVDLVAVLARPRPGGADRYLAAAFSDPGSWPAASDPAGALATARAAEVLVGVGLETVPGRPDLFVCPLHPAGADETTVVREGAPPLLGRDEVLARLAALALDAARDRSPIVTSVLGDPGLGKSHLGAALAERLRALTPAPLVLELRARTAPESGDALAALLRWLLDVPAAAAAPPDAGRSLLALALPPELRDEAWPAVALTLGWLAPGAPLLEAAGAAPGALTALAIRAAASLLRRRAAARPLCVLLDDAHLAGGAALDALESAALAEARAPLFVCALARPAFAAARPYWGERAARRQLERLEPLPAATAAELCRRLLAPAEGIPAQAVERLAARAQGVPFLLVELVRGLRRDGLVRPQPQGRSWYLATDELDRVPDLPLVEWLAGTELRAMPPDLASHAQLLALLGDEVPLGEADGVLAQLAEAGLGGAFPLDTGAAVRRLAGRGLLVPPRRGGGTRYRLPLVRDAVARSTPDALRAAIHEAAFRFHLRPGSLPEPARLLRLAVHGQESGRRADAAAAFLQVSADQAGRHAYLQAEALYSRALENLPASSLPQRLEALRGRGLMRSRTARHRDAVADLEAACAVARELGDAAAEREALLDEATALDWMSDFGASRACVEAAEALPGVPSPRVQARLDLGRGRSLFRASRWADACATLDRAAALAGRQGDAGYETLVASLLLLGAALPYLGRPAQAEAALERARAVATGRGDLVHVAVAHSNRRNLSVARGDLAAAVAGQLEAIRIARELGHLDSEYASEFNLAELYYQAGDLAAAAPHLARAEEIERSHPEAAPGPLGLLLRARALLAGGDAAGARARLERYREARAAGWGGAEVGPSEAVLADMVELAARGAADAEWEALLARSARDSVEQEPVEVLEMRGLAALRAGRLDTARAALEGALELAGRIPGLLAPRIRRALEAAQAAS